DNA from Clarias gariepinus isolate MV-2021 ecotype Netherlands chromosome 23, CGAR_prim_01v2, whole genome shotgun sequence:
acaactgcttgtgaccttaaaaataaaagactataaacaggaaaaataaaataaaaggtaaatgtaactaggaaagaataaaataaaatataaaattaaaggtaaaataaaataactgtacaacaaaaatacacaatatagaaaatatatgaagaatataTCAAGAAATATGGAACAATAAGAACAGCTGTACACgtttatgtcatttttgtgtggaatgaagttagaataaatggtaaaaaacaatggtaatgtccagggttgtgcaatccacatatttaaggtgtcttgtgcagtgcacttttaaaagtgatttatttaaagtgacttgtgatagagTGACTTAACTAATGATCACGAAGTGTAGTTgcgcagtggccactagtgtaaacgaatgtccagagtgagtgtaaaaaacatttgtgtgGGTCAGGACTGTGTGGTGTATtgattaagagaccgtatcgcctgcaggaagaagctcctcctcagtctctctgtgttggccttcagggagcggaatcaaaaagagagaacagtccattgttggggtgactaaggtccttcacgatcttcctggccttggtccagcaccgcctgctgtagatcgagtgcaggtcatgtcctgcatggtgctgttccccaACCAGGTTGTAATGTTTCCCattaggatgctctctatggtgcaggagtaaaagttcctaagcaccgtgtagggcagtctgaagtctctcaagtgtctgaggtggtagagacgctgccgggcctttttcaccacggtgttaaTGTGATAGGACTATGACAGGTCCTGCGGGATGTGAACACAGAGTTATTTGAAGCTGTCCGccctctccactgggctcttgttgatgatgGGCGTCTCGTAGtttctctcctgcttagtgctgaagtccactatcaactcctttgtcttactcacgtttagaaggaggttgttcctctgccACCaattctccagattcctaatctccttcaggtaggccgtctcgttgttatcagagatcaggcccaccacaacggtgtcgtcagcaaacttaatgatggtggtagtagtcacacagtcatatgtgtacaaagagtacagcagggggctcagaacacacctctggggggctccagtgctgagagtgatggaggctgagccatgtctgcccatccttactgcctgtggtctaccagttaggaagttggagatccactgacacagagatgagctgagtcccaggtgctccagcttggtggtgagtgtggagggaattatggtattaaatgcagagctctagtcgatgaagagcattttaacataattgtcttcctgtctgcagccgttagcgccgctagcattagcattgctagcgtctttagctgcagtcttgaagcgagcatagaaagtgttcagctcgtctgccagagtcacgttcgccttcgtcataccggatgttggtcaAGTCCAACAGTAAAAGAAattgtgtgattatagattccagtctttcatttacagctaatgtagataatattacgaggatttttaccttttttaccattttttcacctcagaaatattgccaagattaaaaatacattgtcagtaaacaatgcagaaaaactagtttatgcttttatcacctctaggttggactattgaaatgccttactgtctggttgttcaactaggagTATAAACAAGATTAATTTAGTCCAGAATCCATTAGCAAGAGTCCTTACTAGAACTCCCCTATCTTATCCATACTGCATTGCCTCCCTGTGCAATTtatatcaattttaaaatactacttttgacgtaTAAAGAATTACAAACCcaacaaagccccaaagttattgCATaaccttccaattaatgttcaggcCTCAGACAGAGTCTCAGTGCTTAATTCTaggctaaaaatctatttactgtatttacccaagcatttatataaataagtttgccttgggtaaaggggcagatctgggggactcatggacgtagagtcaTGGACTCTCCCTTTTAATTATGATGTCATACTTAGTCCTGACGAAGTCAGgagatcaatccctgctgtctgttatcactcaaatgaggatgggttccctgttaagtctgtttcctctcaaggtttcttcctattaccatctcagggagtttttccttgccactgtcgtcccTCGGCTTGATCATCAGGGTCAtctaattattttgattcatacacattctcatttcatacaaacttccataatttcatACAAAGCtcctttgtgacaatgacaattgttaaaagtgctatacaaataaattgaattgaattgaaaaacaatataatacactGCCCATTCTAATTATACAGAACTCTCCAGATGAAAGATACTAATTATACTAGCCATATAACTATGTTTGCCATGCTAACCACGCTGTCCATATTAGCCATACTCACCACACAATACTAACAAACAATACTAAcctatacataatatataaacattGTTGCCTATCATCTGGACCTCCCACATCACAGCTGCATTATCGCATGTTCCCCAACTCAAACTAGTCAAACCAAGTCCCAGCCCAAGACATGCATTACCCTCTGTTATGTTAAGAGTTGCATATATGTCACCTGAATCTGCCAGGTCTATGGGCAAGAAGGAGACCTAGGAAGAACAATGATTCCAGCGGTAGTGCATTGGTGGGGGGTGTCTGGCAGGTCTACACTGGAATTAATGCCATAATTCATTTTCCTGGACTATAGCATTCAACAATCAATGACTATGAACATTCAGGTTTATTTGATTACTGACTGTTCACACCAGATCTCTGTGACACACACTTACAGCCACAgtctttaataatataattgctGTGCCACTAACAAATCCTCCTCCTATTATCCACAAAGGGCAGTTAACAGATTTAGTTATGAAAAGGTGAGCTATCAGCCACTATATTGAACCCAGAAAGAAGTTACATTTTGAAGTTGAATATGCAATGATGAGATTCAGTTACAATATCAGTAGAACCCTTAGATTCTTATAGTGAGCTAACTTCACATGTGTATTAGTGCTGAATGATTGTGTTTCAGTCCTGTATGTGTAGTGTAGTTTCACTAAAAGGCGGATAGTGGTTTAGGCTGGTGGGACGTACTTTTTTCTTAGTGATGCTGGTTTCCATGGTTACCCAACTGAAGACTACAAATACACTTGAGCCATCACAAGAAGCTCCAGTTAAACTTTTCTTCCTACCaaattatgttatatatttagaAAATGTTATGGCAGATgtgttaatatatttattcagtAATTCTATAACTTCCATGTTACATTTGCTGACTGTCTTTGTCCCACTGTGAGAATCAGAAACTAAGATTCATGGATCTTTGCAttaccattaaaggagtttcatTTCTTCTTCAGACGGGGCTGGGGATACTGGGTAATGCATCAGTACTTATGGCATACACTCATATCGTTCTAGTAGAGTCAAGTCTGCAGCCTGTGGACAGAATCCTGGCTCATCTGGCTTTCAGTAACCTGCTACAACTGCTCATGCGTGGTGTGCCAGATACAATGTTTATCTTCGGCCTGCGTAACCTGCTGAATGATTCAGGCTGCAAAGTGGTGATCTTTGCCTACCGCATTACCCGTGGCTTATCTGTCTGCCTCACCTGCATGCTGAGTGTCTTCCAAGCACTCACCATTGCACCATTATCCGGGTCATGCTTGACCAAACTGAAATCTTGTCTTCCGCTACTGGTCATGCCCACCTTCATAGGTCTGTGGCTCCTTAACATGATGGTCCCCATTGCTGCTGCACTTTTTTCCATGGCACCTCGGAATGGCACCATGCCTGCTTTCACACTCAATCTCGGTTACTGTCACGTCAACTTCCGTGACAACATGACCTATGTGGTGAATGGCGCAGTCCAAACAACACGAGACTTCGTCTTCGTTGCCATCATGCTGGCATGCAGCGGTTACATCCTGGTCCTCCTGCACAAACACAGCAAGCAGGTCAGGTCCATCCGACGTGCTAATCAAGGAACCTCCATGGAAATGCGGGCAGCTAACAGTGTTGTCATGCTGGTGGTGCTGTACAGCGTGTTCTTCGGCATTGATAATGTGATCTGGATCTACATGCTCACTGTGGCGCAGGGCACAGCTATGGTGGCGGACTTGAGGGTATTTTTTACATCCTGCTATGCCACATTCAGTCCTTTCCTCATAATAAGCactaataagaaaataaaggaGAGGATGTTGTGTGCGGCTGGAGAACAGTCCGCCGAGAACTCCACGGACAAGCCaaaaacttaatgtttttttttttattcaggtttTAATACTACAGTAGatgacaaatatttatatttttaatacattatgaATTGATATTGTgcttaagttaataaaactttttaaaattaattttatgccTTTTGTActgaattttatattattacttaAATCACTTCCTGCACAAAAACATATTGGGGGTTTTAAGAGTGCTCGTAACCAGAGCAGAGAAAAGACATTGTACAGGATGCCGTCCAGAacgtaataaatgtaaatgtggtttATTATGGTATTACTGTTATTGAaaacagtatgtacagtagataatgTAATGATTAGCTACTGATGAGTCAGTGAATGAGGAAATATGTCAGAAATCTTACCGATTTATACAAATCAAATCTTTTTTCAGTCGTCATCTGTTGATGCTTTTCAAGCAGTCACTTAGACAGTCATTGCTGCATCTCACGAGTAAATATACCCGTGTCATGAGAATAGGAATAGAAGGTAATGGCATGCTTCTAAATAATTTGATTGAATTTCTGAAAATAAACCAGGAGTTAAAATatgctaaaataaaaa
Protein-coding regions in this window:
- the LOC128511161 gene encoding olfactory receptor class A-like protein 1: MDLCITIKGVSFLLQTGLGILGNASVLMAYTHIVLVESSLQPVDRILAHLAFSNLLQLLMRGVPDTMFIFGLRNLLNDSGCKVVIFAYRITRGLSVCLTCMLSVFQALTIAPLSGSCLTKLKSCLPLLVMPTFIGLWLLNMMVPIAAALFSMAPRNGTMPAFTLNLGYCHVNFRDNMTYVVNGAVQTTRDFVFVAIMLACSGYILVLLHKHSKQVRSIRRANQGTSMEMRAANSVVMLVVLYSVFFGIDNVIWIYMLTVAQGTAMVADLRVFFTSCYATFSPFLIISTNKKIKERMLCAAGEQSAENSTDKPKT